acatctgaaaaagaaaaacccgGAGAGAAGAAGATTGTGGATTTGTGTAAAGAATTTTTTGTCCTTCACCTCCCAAACAGCTTCATTATTGACCCACCCAGACCAGAAATACATGCAACTATCTGTGCTTTTGTACGCTTTCATCCTGGCAACAGTGTAAGGGGAGGACATGTCCACAAGATATATGCAGACATCGCCAAAGTGGCAGGCAGTGAATAAAGTAGTGCACCTTGTGTTGTATTTTGGTCACAAGTGGCCAAAACCTACAGCACAGTCGTACTAGTTTAttcatgtatgtttgtttttcttttcaagagGTGATCTAAAATGTATCAATTACCTGATGATGCTGTTGCAGGCCCCACACAGAGGCGTACGGCTGCTGGCGGCGAACCTCTCCGCCCTTTGGGCCACGCCCCTCGCCACAGGAGCAAATGGGGCGGGGCTTGGAGTGATGGGAGCGGGGCTGGGAGCTGCGGGTGCGGGTGCACCGGGGGAGGAGTTGGGGATGTATGCGGGTGGAGGAGGGGCAGCCTGGGGCAGTGGCTGCACCttcatggtggtggtggtcatcTTACTGGGGTCGAACTTGTCGGCGAAGTTGGTGTCGGACACCCAGGGGGGTCTGTTAGAGGAGGCAGGAGCAGCTGGGGCCGGGGCAGCGGCTGGAGGCCGGGGCTGAGGTGGCATTGGAGCATGAGCAGGAGCTGGacctggagctggaggagaggatAACAGAAAGCTTCCAGTGGATCAGGAGGTAAAATCACTTCTTGTATGACAGGATGTCAGTTTGCAGATGTTCTCACCTGGCTGGGAGGGGTAGATGCAGGCGGTGCTGACCACCTTTGGCGGGGCGGCGCCAAGAGGGATCTGAATGGAGCTCTGCTGCGAGGGAGGTTGCTGGTACTGCTGAGGTGGAGGTTGCTGGTACTGTTGAGGTGGAGGTTGTTGGTACTGCTGCGGGGGAGGTTGCTGGTACTGCTGAGGGGGAGGTTGTTGGTACTGCTGCGGGGGAGGTTGCTGGTACTGCTGTGGGGGAGGCTGGTATTGCTGCGGCATTGGCTGGTAGTGTTGTGGAGGCAGGGCTTGTGGAGCCTGATACGGGCTGGAGAGGGATAAAAAAACTTTGATTCATCTCTGATTCCAAGCTGCATGCAGTGTTTCTGTACTGAGAATCTGttacaacaatgaaaacatgaagtgGTCCATGACAAACACATCCTCTCTGCCGCAGTCAGACTGACTGGAAATCTTCAGAGACTTTCATATGTGAAAATTGTTATTCTTTGCAGTTGTTTTAcaccacaaagagaaacaaaacaaccagagagatgcaaaacaactacAACGAGACTGAAAGCGACTACAAAGAGAGGcaaaacaaccagagagagtcaaaacaactataaagagagacaaaatgactacaaagagattGAAAGCGACTACAAAGAGAGGCAAAActactacaaagagacacaaaacaaccagagGGAgtcaaaacaactacaaagagactgAAAGCGACTACAAAGAGAggcaaaacaactacaaagagactgAAAGCGACTACAAAGAGAGGCAAAACAACCAAAGAGAgtcaaaacaactacaaagaaacTGAAAGCGACTACAAAGAGAGGCAAaataactacaaagagacacaaaacaaacagagagactcAAAACGACTACAAAGAGACTAGAAATTACTaccaaaagagacaaaatgattacaaagagacaaaaaaggacAAGAGAAACTCAAAACGACTACAAATAGAGACAAGAGAGgataaagagaacaaaaaataaaacaacgaCACAGAGactcagaacaacaacaaagagtcAAAACGACtgcaaaaagaacaaaaagctaAATGAGGACAGTCTTTCAGTCTTTGAATCTTGCTCCTATGTAGATGTCCAATTTCTTATACTCTGTCCATCTCACCTACAGttaactgaacattttgttcaaaTCACTCAAAGTCTAAACAGAACGTTTCTTTGACTGTTTCAACATTTAATGCCAAACGTCTAAAATACTCACCTGGCTTTCCTCCCTTTGTCAACaactgatttgttgatttgcaGGTTGAGAGTTGTCGAGGTtacatataaatgtatatgtatgtttctGTAGTATTTCAGTATGTAACAGGTCCTAATGCTGGAATATATGCTGTCACCTTTATGTCAACAAACTTTCAAGTCTCATTATTTGACCTGCAAAATCATCAAATCAGAgtttacataataaataaatacatacacaggaTACTTAAAAGTTAGTGTTGAAAGAAAGCAGACCAGTGTTAACCAGCCTGACAACCAGCCTGTAAAGAAAATAGATAAGATGTACATGTGATGGCTGCACTTTGATTCTTTAGAGCCAGTTAGAAGAGATTCAGCCTTTGAATGGAAGTTGTTATGTCTTGTTATTCAACAGTTAAATGGCCCTAAACTGccgtgttttttattttttttaaaacaaaggcCTCAGTATGCTTCCATGAAGTCTAACACCACCTGAATCAGGTCGGACAGTCTTAAGCGAAACAGCGTCTTCCAGGATGTACAACATCAAGCACATTCGTACGATTTATCACATCGAGACTACAGAGTTGTTGGAGAGAGACGAGGGAGGCGGTGGGACGACGGCACTTTAGACTTCATCTGAAGCATACTGAGGCCTTACGTCCACTCCACTCGTGGTACTGCGAGGAGTTTTAGAAGAAGCCTCTGTTTAATGGCAGGTGGTGTGTTACGTAGCGTAGAAAAGAAGAGGCAGCGTGAAGCGGACTAAACGCTGGCAGCATGTGGATCCAGGCGCTGCAGGCGTCGGTACCTGGAGACTGCAGCTTTGTGCTGGAAGCTGTAGCCAGCGGCAGACTGTCGCTTCAGGCTGCAGACGTAGagacaacaacagcagaggTCACCATGACGATCTGCATCCGTATCTGCAGGCTGGTCGAACCTACTGCTGGTGATGCTTCAGATGGTTTCCACATTTACTTATagtgtttgttatgttttattacacATCATTTAATCCTTCTCCAGCATGTTTGCATCCAACAACCTCTGATAACAGCACATAGACACGGTTAGAGACTAgctggagaccaaaacagagagacTATTGGACTTTGATGCCCCAGGTGGACACAAATATGACGAAATCATGTTGCTCTGTCTACCAGGCGTGGAAGTAGGTGCCTGTTTGCTAACATGATGTTCCTTCTGTCACCACGAAATCACAATTAAAGCCAAGAATTGTCCTAAAATGTATGTCAATGAACCAAACCAGCAGACATGTTGGAGTCCCAGATGTttccagaaataaaaacattaaagcatcATTGACCTCCACTGTGAACAAAACAtgtgaagttttattttcaatatttcaggtcaccatgaaacaaacaaacagctgaacaaagagaaatgtTCAAACAAGCTTCAGCAAAGCTTTAAATAATACATGAAGTATCAACAAATCTCATGTTCGGATCCAAACAggctttcatacacacataataCTTGTTAGTTAGTCGACTTTAAAggatcacacacagaaaacagtttaGTTTGAGCTGAGATCCACATCTGTTTGGTTACCTGTGAGGTGCGGGGTCAGATGAAGCAGGGGCGTGGTCCAGCGGCTGAGCGGTGGCGGTAGCAGGCGGAGCAGCGGGAGCGGAGCCAGCAGAAGCTGGAGCATGCTCAGTAGGGCTATAGCACAGGAAGGGTTAGGAGCaacagtgagagtgagagagagagagacaaaggcgCTCTGGGCTGGAAAATATTCAGtatgtacatttatatatgAACACATGCAGTCCTTACCTgtctgcatgcacacatacataaaacataaatactgTACAGACACGGATCAGATTAGTTAAAGCtcggaaaaagaaaagattgttattgttttcatgCACAAATCAAAATGCTCGATATTgctcaggttttattttcttcttgttattAACACCTGAAGGTTATTTACCTTGCAAGAGAAGGTCGCaactgcaatgatttaatatacaAGACTGCCTTTTTTTACTTATGTTGTAATATCGAGAAAATAATGTTTCGTTATCGTAAGATCTCGAGAAAATTATCTcttgacataatgacataaataacttaaaattccaagaaaacaaatgaaattaactcgACCATGACTATGACTGGTTTAGGCTTCCATAGGGCGTCTCTTTTCGGGGGAGAAAATACTCTTAGAGCTCcgtaacaaacaaaaatttgTTGATTATTTGGAGATTTTTACACCCTGGAGgaaactgagaaagaaaataagggatgaagctgccggacaagagtaaatgtgggactgacttttagtggttggtgagagcttggtgaaataaaaggctgtaagacagacgccgagctgggctgactgctgctggactagtcagtgatatcagctggtAAGTAATGTATtcagaacaaatactcaagtacagctgaacatatttaccacagcgGGATTACACTCTGCCTGAAACTAGAagcaacaaatgacaaaaacacagatttctcCGTCACGCTGCTTTGTGCTTTATCTTTCTGTTTGAGTCACATCTCAGCTGCTTCCTTCAGGATGACTtagagacaaaaaggaaaaccCACAGTCTCTTTTATTGGCGGATAAAAGCTCGACCTCTGCTCCTATTGATTCACGGTGAGTCACTGCACGCCGTATACAGACTGAGGGGAGGCTATCTGGTTGTATTTCAGTCCAAACAGGCGGTGGATGGGGGAGGCAGCAGGGATCAATTGTGCATAATGGAGGGATGATTAAATAAGTGCACGGAGCAGAGAAAGCTCCATCCATCAGTGTTGAGACGggcaggatggaggaggggcGGAGGAGGTTAAAAGGTTTGTTCCTCCTCTCAGACAGACCTCCACACTCTGAGATACAGACGATGTGCTGGAGAAACACTTTAACAACAACGgcagcagctgaaaacaaagaaaacaaaccgaGAGCAACAGGAGACGAGAgagatgatgaaatgaaaatgctcCTCAGAGCATCAAGCTGATCACTTCAGTTCATAAAAACATTCGCTGATGATGAATCTCCATTAAATCGCTGAGAATGTGACTTTTTGAAGAGCACTCTGGTACATTAGGTGATTAAACCTGCCGctttacaatatatataatacgtCCAGCATTGAGAATGTTACTGTAGTAAAAGTATGTTAGTATAATCTGTAAAAATGCACAAAGAGGcgacaaaaacatattttttttcattcggTTTTGGGTGAAATTTCTGTATTTATCTGACTGATTTTGTGTccataatgtttcattttcagctttttgaCGACGACTTTTCTAATCCAAGAAGGTTTTTAGAGTttatttaacttaacttaaatagcataaaatgtaaatactcGTACCTCAaaagtttgtttagtttgacagtttaggacatttttaaagaagaaacatgaaaattgttttgttgtacTTTGCAGAGACAAAAACTTCAATATTTATGTCATTCTGTTATTTGATGAGTTTATTTGTactaataattaaaatgaaaacatttcagtcatcCTCGTCAGTCCTGCTGCTCCCCctgctgctgaaaacagctCTTTACTcttataataaatgaatgaatgataaagATGTTAGTGTTGCTTGTTTTGATCCTGAGCTGcattttagtttattattattatccatcCATTTGTTAACACTTATCCGGGGTCGGGTTgaggtggcagcaggtttagcacgACCTTCCAGACGTCCCTCTACCcgacacattccagctcctcctggaggatcctgaggACTTCCCAGGTCAGATGGGCTATttagtccctccagcaggttctggatCTCCCCTGGGGTCTCCTAACAATTTTACGTGCCCGGGATGCTGTTGCTCCTTTGACGGgaaggagcagcggttctactctgagctccctcTGGATATCCGAGCTCTTTATCCTATCTCTAAACCTAATAAACCTGATAAAGTTATTGATCTACATCCTTTTGTACAGTATTccagtaaatgtactcagttactttgCACTGCTGCTTTATCTCAGACGAAGGAT
This genomic interval from Larimichthys crocea isolate SSNF unplaced genomic scaffold, L_crocea_2.0 scaffold239, whole genome shotgun sequence contains the following:
- the LOC104934249 gene encoding LIM domain-binding protein 3 isoform X6, with product MSAYTVSLPGPGPWGFRLQGGKDFNMPLTISRITPGSKAAQGNLVQGDVIVAIDGVSTDGMTHLEAQNKIKMANYNLALTMSKNKRPIPIPTRIEPGTIPLIPHQQVFPPAAPNPTEHAPASAGSAPAAPPATATAQPLDHAPASSDPAPHSLKRQSAAGYSFQHKAAVSSPYQAPQALPPQHYQPMPQQYQPPPQQYQQPPPQQYQQPPPQQYQQPPPQQYQQPPPQQYQQPPPQQYQQPPSQQSSIQIPLGAAPPKVVSTACIYPSQPAPGPAPAHAPMPPQPRPPAAAPAPAAPASSNRPPWVSDTNFADKFDPSKMTTTTMKVQPLPQAAPPPPAYIPNSSPGAPAPAAPSPAPITPSPAPFAPVARGVAQRAERFAASSRTPLCGACNSIIRGPFLVALGRSWHPEEFNCHYCHMSLADVSFVEEQNNVYCENCYEEFFAPTCARCNTKIMGEVMHALRQTWHTTCFVCAACGKAFGNSLFHMEDGEPYCEKDYISLFSTKCHGCDFPVEAGDKFIEALGHTWHDTCFVCAVCHVNLEGQPFYSKKDKPLCKKHAHAINV